A region from the Campylobacter blaseri genome encodes:
- a CDS encoding rhodanese-like domain-containing protein: MPSKKGFISTPLTNEIIKNKNIQIVDIRTPKEWEEWSLDNSLKIMFMNEDGTHNVKFISELNRQAPKDKYIALLCRTGSRTFSCATMLSNLGYSNIINLKGGIHLYKILSYKK; this comes from the coding sequence ATGCCGAGTAAAAAAGGCTTTATAAGTACTCCATTAACAAATGAAATAATTAAAAATAAAAATATACAAATTGTTGATATAAGAACACCAAAAGAGTGGGAAGAGTGGAGCCTGGATAACTCTTTAAAAATTATGTTTATGAATGAAGATGGGACTCATAATGTAAAATTTATATCAGAATTAAACAGGCAAGCTCCAAAAGATAAATATATAGCACTACTTTGCAGAACAGGCTCAAGAACTTTTAGCTGTGCAACTATGCTAAGCAATCTAGGGTATAGCAATATAATAAACTTAAAGGGTGGAATTCATCTTTATAAGATTTTATCCTATAAAAAATAA
- the htpG gene encoding molecular chaperone HtpG: MSKYEFQTEVSDLLNLMIHSLYSNKEIFLRELVSNSSDALDKLNYLTLTEDSYKKLEYTPRIDIKFNKDDKTLTISDTGIGMDKDDLVNNLGTIAKSGTKNFLSQLSGDVKKDSNLIGQFGVGFYSAFMVADKVEVLTKKALSENAYLWSSDAKSYTIVDSKKDSHGTSITLYLKDDEFLNEYRLENIIKKYSNHIPYPIFMDKSEYIPAQKEGEEGKTEVKNTQVNRASALWRMQKNALKDEDYNDFYKQISYDDNDPLLYIHTKAEGKIEYTSLFYIPSKEPFDLYRVDYQSGVKLYVKRVFITDDEKELLPTYLRFVKGVLDVEDLPLNVSREILQDNIIMRSVKEASVKKILSELEKLKNNDREKYIKFYILFGNVLKEGLYGFGENKEDILNLVMFKSSKRDGLITLKEYKEAMKDDQKEIYYITGKNYNSLKDSPILENFKKKDIEVLICDSEIDSIVMPMVYEFDKTPIKPASQAKFDDKEKIDESKYTELVAKIKEAIKDEVKDVKVTNRLNDSPACIVYDENDPDFSTQQILKQMGQTDLPEIKPILEINPDHEIIKKLENDKLMLNDVSKILLDIAKVQAGMNIENPNEFAKILNSIIAKAL, from the coding sequence ATGTCAAAATATGAATTTCAAACAGAAGTTAGTGATCTTTTAAATTTAATGATTCACTCACTTTACTCAAATAAGGAAATTTTCTTACGAGAGCTCGTGTCTAACTCTAGCGATGCTTTAGATAAGTTAAACTATCTAACTCTTACTGAAGATAGTTATAAAAAATTAGAGTATACACCTAGGATTGATATTAAGTTTAACAAAGATGATAAAACTTTAACTATATCAGATACCGGAATAGGTATGGATAAAGATGATTTGGTTAATAACCTTGGAACTATAGCAAAAAGCGGAACTAAAAATTTCTTATCACAGCTAAGTGGAGATGTTAAAAAAGATTCAAATTTGATAGGTCAATTTGGTGTGGGCTTTTACTCCGCTTTTATGGTTGCTGATAAAGTTGAGGTCTTAACAAAAAAAGCTTTAAGTGAAAATGCCTATTTATGGAGTAGTGACGCTAAAAGCTATACTATAGTGGATAGCAAAAAAGACTCACATGGAACAAGCATAACTTTATATCTTAAAGATGATGAGTTTTTAAATGAATATAGATTAGAAAATATCATTAAAAAATATTCAAACCATATCCCCTACCCTATCTTTATGGATAAAAGCGAATACATACCAGCCCAAAAAGAAGGCGAAGAAGGAAAAACTGAGGTTAAAAACACTCAGGTAAATAGAGCAAGTGCTTTATGGAGAATGCAAAAAAATGCTTTAAAAGATGAGGATTATAATGATTTTTATAAACAAATAAGCTATGATGACAACGATCCTTTATTGTACATACATACAAAAGCAGAAGGAAAGATAGAATACACAAGTCTATTCTACATACCAAGTAAAGAGCCTTTTGATCTATATAGGGTTGATTATCAAAGTGGAGTTAAGCTATATGTTAAAAGAGTATTTATAACAGATGACGAAAAAGAGCTACTTCCAACATATCTAAGATTTGTAAAAGGTGTTTTAGATGTTGAGGATTTACCGCTTAATGTTAGTCGTGAAATTTTGCAAGATAACATTATAATGCGAAGTGTAAAAGAGGCAAGTGTTAAAAAGATACTATCAGAACTTGAAAAACTTAAAAACAATGATAGAGAAAAATACATAAAATTTTACATATTATTTGGCAATGTTTTAAAAGAAGGATTATATGGTTTTGGTGAAAATAAAGAAGACATTCTAAACTTAGTTATGTTTAAATCAAGCAAAAGAGATGGGCTAATAACACTAAAAGAGTATAAAGAGGCTATGAAAGATGATCAAAAAGAAATTTACTATATAACCGGTAAAAACTATAATTCTTTAAAAGATTCCCCTATTTTAGAAAATTTTAAAAAGAAAGATATAGAGGTTTTGATTTGTGATTCAGAAATTGATAGTATAGTTATGCCTATGGTTTATGAGTTTGATAAAACACCTATAAAACCAGCCTCTCAAGCTAAATTTGATGATAAAGAAAAAATTGATGAGTCAAAATACACTGAACTTGTAGCTAAGATAAAAGAGGCTATAAAAGATGAAGTTAAAGATGTAAAAGTTACAAATAGGCTAAATGATTCCCCTGCTTGTATAGTTTATGATGAAAATGACCCAGATTTTTCAACACAACAAATTTTAAAACAGATGGGACAAACTGATTTACCAGAAATCAAGCCTATTTTAGAAATAAACCCAGATCATGAAATCATTAAAAAACTTGAAAATGATAAGTTGATGCTAAATGATGTATCAAAAATACTACTTGATATAGCAAAAGTTCAAGCAGGTATGAATATAGAAAATCCAAATGAATTTGCAAAAATACTAAATAGTATTATAGCAAAAGCGTTATAA
- the purQ gene encoding phosphoribosylformylglycinamidine synthase I, which produces MKVAIVTFPGTNCERDTKYAFDKLGCDTEIIWHKNTNINADLVILPGGFSYGDYLRTAAIAKFSPIMKSVVDHAKKGGYILGICNGFQMLVELNLLKGALHKNLDLNFISKYHHVKVISNDNKFLRNCQKDEILNIPIAHGEGNYYASDDDIKQLQDNEQILLTYCDKDGNSSNPNGSVLDIAGICDKEKRIFGLMPHPERAIEKELGGVDGLKMLKGFI; this is translated from the coding sequence ATGAAGGTAGCTATTGTAACATTTCCTGGAACAAATTGCGAAAGAGATACTAAATATGCCTTTGATAAATTGGGTTGCGATACTGAAATAATTTGGCATAAAAATACAAACATTAATGCTGATTTAGTTATTTTGCCTGGTGGTTTTAGTTATGGCGATTATCTAAGAACGGCCGCCATAGCTAAATTTAGCCCTATTATGAAAAGTGTTGTGGATCACGCTAAAAAAGGTGGGTATATACTAGGAATTTGCAATGGCTTTCAAATGCTTGTAGAGCTCAACCTTCTAAAGGGGGCTTTGCATAAAAATTTAGATCTAAATTTTATATCAAAATATCATCATGTAAAAGTTATATCTAATGACAATAAATTTTTAAGAAATTGTCAAAAAGATGAAATTTTAAATATACCTATAGCACATGGAGAGGGAAATTACTACGCAAGTGATGATGATATAAAGCAGTTACAAGATAATGAACAAATTTTACTTACATATTGTGACAAAGATGGCAATTCTTCAAATCCTAATGGTTCTGTTTTAGATATTGCTGGAATTTGTGATAAAGAAAAGAGAATTTTTGGACTTATGCCACACCCTGAAAGAGCCATTGAAAAAGAGCTTGGCGGAGTTGATGGCTTGAAGATGCTAAAAGGATTTATTTGA
- the purS gene encoding phosphoribosylformylglycinamidine synthase subunit PurS encodes MKVVVNVKLKDGVLDPAGKATEHALTSLGFSDVDNVRIGKQIILDINKTSKEDVLKDVKKMCEELLANTVIEEYEIVL; translated from the coding sequence ATGAAGGTCGTTGTGAATGTAAAATTAAAAGATGGTGTTTTGGATCCTGCTGGAAAAGCTACAGAGCATGCACTTACTTCTCTTGGTTTTAGTGATGTGGATAATGTAAGAATTGGAAAACAGATTATTTTAGATATCAATAAAACATCAAAAGAAGATGTTTTAAAAGATGTTAAAAAAATGTGTGAAGAGCTTCTTGCAAATACTGTTATTGAAGAGTATGAGATAGTGTTATGA
- the purC gene encoding phosphoribosylaminoimidazolesuccinocarboxamide synthase yields the protein MKVTKKEMLYEGKAKKVWSMVEDDDCYIVEFKDSLTAFNGLKKAEELGKGALNNKISTQIFKMLETKGIKTHLVDTISDNEQVVKKCKIIPLEVVVRNIATGSLTKRLGIKDGTVLPFTLVEFCYKVDELNDPILNDDHCLILNAVENIEELNYIRETAKKINNIMHNFFKEKGLKLVDFKIEFGKDKDGNIILADEISPDSCRFWDAKTNEKLDKDRFRQGLGGLKVAYEEVLNRILS from the coding sequence ATGAAAGTAACAAAAAAAGAGATGCTTTACGAAGGTAAGGCAAAAAAAGTTTGGAGTATGGTTGAGGATGATGATTGTTACATAGTTGAATTTAAAGATTCACTAACTGCTTTTAATGGACTAAAAAAAGCAGAAGAGCTTGGAAAAGGTGCTTTAAATAACAAAATCAGTACTCAAATTTTTAAAATGCTTGAAACAAAAGGTATAAAAACTCATCTAGTTGACACAATTAGCGATAATGAACAAGTTGTAAAAAAATGTAAAATTATCCCATTAGAAGTAGTTGTAAGAAATATAGCCACAGGTTCTTTAACAAAAAGACTAGGAATTAAAGATGGAACAGTTTTACCTTTTACCTTGGTTGAGTTTTGTTATAAAGTTGATGAGTTAAATGATCCTATATTAAATGATGATCACTGCTTAATTTTAAATGCTGTAGAAAATATAGAAGAACTTAATTATATAAGAGAAACAGCTAAAAAAATTAATAACATAATGCATAACTTTTTTAAAGAAAAAGGCTTGAAATTAGTTGATTTCAAGATAGAATTTGGAAAAGACAAAGATGGAAATATAATTTTAGCAGATGAAATAAGCCCTGATAGTTGCCGTTTTTGGGACGCAAAAACTAATGAAAAACTTGATAAAGATAGATTTAGACAAGGACTTGGTGGGCTTAAAGTTGCATATGAAGAAGTTTTAAATAGAATATTAAGCTAA
- a CDS encoding S41 family peptidase has product MKNNKILKFGLFSNIAIALLFSVNLNAKVPETKEKEKEETKLETLAKFTRVISTVENSYADELTFSEIINKAIAGLMTNLDAHSVFMDAKAYEQTKIQTEGEFGGLGITVGMKDGALTIIAPIEGTPADKAGLKSNDVILRIDGNSTIGITLDEAVSKMRGKPKTPITVTIVRKGEVKPFDVNIIRDIIKVDSVYAKNIEDENILYLRITNFDQKVTKEAAKFINENKDKKGIILDLRNNPGGLLDQAIGLTNLFVDKGVIVSQKGRNEKENLEYKAEQDKKITNLPMAVLINGGSASASEIVSGALQDLKRAILIGEKTFGKGSVQVVLPLDNKEALKMTIARYYLPSGRSIQNSGVEPDLLVYPGKVPAENNDFYIKETDLKQHLETELEKLDDNKSKKSKKMELNEDKNKTSKEDIITKTILYNDIQLKTAVDSIKILNIKKDGK; this is encoded by the coding sequence TTGAAGAATAATAAAATTTTAAAATTTGGACTATTTTCAAACATAGCAATAGCACTACTTTTTTCTGTGAATTTAAATGCAAAAGTACCTGAAACAAAAGAAAAAGAAAAAGAAGAAACAAAATTAGAAACCCTAGCTAAGTTTACAAGAGTTATATCAACTGTTGAAAATAGTTATGCCGATGAGCTTACATTTTCAGAAATTATAAATAAAGCAATAGCTGGACTTATGACAAACTTAGACGCACATTCTGTATTTATGGATGCAAAAGCCTATGAGCAAACAAAAATTCAAACAGAAGGTGAGTTTGGTGGTCTTGGTATCACTGTTGGTATGAAAGATGGTGCTTTAACTATTATAGCCCCTATTGAAGGAACTCCAGCTGATAAAGCCGGTCTTAAATCAAACGATGTAATTCTTAGAATCGATGGAAACTCGACCATTGGAATTACTTTAGATGAAGCTGTTAGCAAAATGAGAGGAAAACCAAAAACTCCTATCACTGTTACCATAGTTAGAAAAGGTGAGGTAAAACCTTTTGATGTTAATATCATAAGAGATATTATAAAAGTTGATTCAGTATATGCTAAAAACATTGAAGATGAAAATATTCTATATCTTAGAATTACAAATTTTGACCAAAAAGTAACAAAAGAGGCGGCTAAATTTATAAATGAAAACAAAGACAAAAAAGGGATAATTTTAGATCTTAGAAATAATCCTGGAGGACTATTAGATCAAGCAATTGGACTTACAAATTTGTTTGTAGATAAAGGGGTTATAGTTTCTCAAAAAGGAAGAAATGAAAAAGAAAATTTAGAATACAAAGCCGAGCAAGATAAAAAGATAACAAATTTACCTATGGCTGTTTTGATTAATGGTGGAAGTGCAAGTGCAAGTGAAATTGTAAGTGGAGCTTTGCAAGATTTAAAAAGAGCTATCTTGATTGGAGAAAAAACATTTGGAAAAGGAAGTGTCCAAGTAGTTCTGCCATTAGATAACAAAGAAGCTCTTAAAATGACTATAGCAAGATATTATTTACCAAGTGGAAGAAGCATACAAAATTCTGGCGTAGAGCCTGATTTACTTGTTTATCCAGGTAAAGTTCCAGCTGAAAATAATGATTTTTATATAAAAGAGACTGATTTAAAACAACATTTAGAAACTGAATTAGAAAAATTAGATGATAACAAAAGTAAAAAATCTAAAAAAATGGAATTAAATGAAGATAAAAATAAAACATCTAAAGAGGATATCATTACAAAAACAATTTTATACAATGATATACAGTTAAAGACGGCGGTTGATAGTATCAAAATTTTAAATATTAAAAAGGATGGAAAATGA
- a CDS encoding ATP-dependent Clp protease ATP-binding subunit — MNNNIFEILTNQMRGLVEGSLSLALHSKNVEVKTIHVLWALVVDNSSILNQVFNKQNISKVAVELEIKSQISRLPTSSNVNSQNLKVSTELISSLENAKALMTSMGDKFIAVDTWIIANLNTEPLKSILSKFADIGEIKKELEAFRGDRNIETESGDETLDSLKKYGIDLTQRAIEGSLDPVIGRDEEINRMMQILIRKTKNNPILLGEPGTGKTAIVEGLAQKIVKKDVPTSLQNKKLVALDMSALIAGAKYRGEFEDRLKAVINEVTKSKNIILFIDEIHTIVGAGASEGSMDAANILKPALARGELHTIGATTLKEYRKYFEKDAALQRRFQPVNINEPTVNEALQILRGIKEKLEVHHNVTITDSALVAAAKLSDRYISGRFLPDKAIDLIDEAAAELKMQIESEPFELAKAKREIITLEVEKEALKMENNEKNEPRLKEIDKEIADLNEKKNSLNSQFEQEKNVFNSISNAKKEIDSLKIEAEKAKEEGDFNKVAAIEHGKILEIKNEIKSLENKWKAMQEHGVLLKNEVDEDLVAGILSKWTGISVSKMLASEKEKYIKVEEHLKESVVGQDEALHALSRAIKRNKAGLSSENRPIGSFLFLGPTGVGKTESAKALAKFLFDDEKAMIRFDMSEYMEKHSVSRLLGAPPGYIGYDEGGQLTEAVRRKPYSVLLFDEIEKAHSDIFNILLGILDDGRATDNKGVTVDFKNTIIILTSNIASNIIMKLKGDDREKVVKDELKNYFKPEFLNRLDDIIIFNPLSENNLIDIVDIMFKNIQKILLNKDIKATLDSSAKNLIAKAGYDLEYGARPLRRALYELVEDKIADMILKDEIKNGDNIKIYAEDDNIEISIK; from the coding sequence ATGAACAATAATATATTTGAAATTTTAACAAATCAAATGAGAGGATTAGTTGAAGGTTCACTATCACTTGCGTTGCATTCAAAGAATGTTGAAGTTAAGACTATCCACGTATTATGGGCATTAGTAGTTGATAATTCATCTATATTGAATCAAGTATTTAATAAACAAAATATAAGTAAAGTGGCAGTTGAACTTGAGATTAAATCTCAAATTTCCAGATTACCAACTAGTTCAAATGTTAATAGTCAAAATTTAAAAGTTAGCACAGAGCTTATTAGTTCGCTAGAAAATGCAAAAGCTTTAATGACTAGTATGGGAGATAAATTTATAGCGGTTGATACTTGGATAATTGCAAATTTAAACACAGAACCACTAAAATCTATTTTATCAAAATTTGCTGATATTGGTGAAATTAAAAAAGAATTAGAAGCTTTTAGAGGTGATAGAAATATAGAAACAGAATCAGGCGACGAAACCCTTGACAGTCTTAAAAAATATGGTATTGATTTAACACAAAGAGCCATTGAAGGCTCGCTTGATCCAGTTATTGGAAGAGATGAAGAGATAAATAGAATGATGCAGATTCTAATTAGAAAGACAAAAAATAACCCTATCTTGCTAGGAGAGCCAGGAACTGGAAAGACTGCTATAGTTGAAGGACTTGCTCAAAAAATTGTAAAAAAAGATGTGCCAACAAGTTTGCAAAACAAAAAACTAGTTGCACTTGATATGAGTGCGTTAATTGCAGGTGCAAAGTATAGGGGCGAGTTTGAGGATAGACTAAAAGCTGTAATTAACGAAGTTACAAAGAGTAAAAACATAATACTATTTATAGATGAAATTCACACAATAGTTGGAGCTGGAGCGAGTGAGGGAAGTATGGATGCTGCAAATATTTTAAAACCAGCACTTGCTAGAGGTGAGCTTCATACAATAGGTGCAACAACTCTAAAAGAGTATAGAAAATACTTTGAAAAAGATGCGGCTTTACAAAGAAGATTTCAACCTGTAAATATCAATGAGCCAACAGTTAATGAGGCTTTGCAAATTTTAAGAGGGATAAAAGAAAAGCTTGAAGTTCATCACAATGTTACCATAACAGATAGTGCTTTAGTGGCTGCTGCAAAGCTAAGTGATAGATATATAAGTGGAAGATTTTTGCCAGATAAAGCAATTGATTTAATTGATGAAGCTGCGGCTGAACTTAAAATGCAGATAGAAAGTGAGCCTTTTGAACTTGCTAAAGCAAAAAGAGAAATCATCACTTTAGAGGTTGAAAAAGAGGCTTTAAAAATGGAAAATAATGAAAAAAATGAGCCAAGACTTAAAGAGATTGATAAAGAAATTGCTGATTTAAATGAGAAGAAAAATAGTCTAAATTCGCAATTTGAACAAGAAAAAAATGTATTTAACTCAATTTCAAATGCAAAAAAAGAGATAGATTCTTTAAAAATAGAGGCTGAAAAAGCAAAAGAAGAAGGTGACTTTAACAAAGTTGCTGCAATTGAGCATGGTAAAATTTTAGAGATTAAAAATGAGATAAAAAGCCTTGAAAACAAATGGAAAGCAATGCAAGAGCATGGAGTGCTACTTAAAAATGAAGTTGATGAGGATTTAGTTGCTGGAATTTTAAGTAAATGGACAGGAATTAGTGTTTCTAAAATGCTTGCTAGTGAAAAGGAAAAATACATTAAAGTTGAAGAGCATTTAAAAGAGAGTGTCGTTGGGCAAGATGAAGCACTGCATGCACTATCTCGTGCTATAAAAAGAAATAAAGCTGGACTTTCAAGCGAAAATAGACCAATCGGAAGCTTTTTGTTTTTAGGACCAACAGGCGTCGGCAAAACAGAATCTGCCAAAGCTTTAGCTAAGTTTTTGTTTGATGATGAAAAAGCTATGATTAGATTTGATATGAGTGAATATATGGAAAAGCATAGCGTTTCAAGACTGCTTGGTGCACCTCCTGGATATATTGGATATGATGAGGGCGGACAATTAACAGAAGCAGTTAGAAGAAAACCTTATTCAGTGTTGCTGTTTGACGAAATTGAAAAAGCACATAGTGATATTTTTAATATCTTACTTGGAATACTAGATGATGGTAGAGCAACTGATAATAAAGGCGTTACAGTTGATTTTAAAAATACAATCATAATTTTAACATCAAATATTGCTTCAAACATTATAATGAAATTAAAAGGTGATGATAGAGAAAAAGTTGTAAAAGATGAGCTTAAAAACTATTTTAAACCTGAGTTTTTAAATAGACTTGATGATATCATTATATTTAATCCATTAAGTGAAAATAACTTAATAGATATAGTTGATATAATGTTTAAAAATATTCAAAAAATACTTTTAAATAAAGATATCAAAGCAACTCTTGATAGTAGTGCAAAAAATCTAATTGCAAAAGCTGGATATGACTTAGAATATGGTGCAAGACCACTAAGGAGAGCTTTATATGAGCTTGTTGAGGATAAAATTGCTGATATGATTTTAAAAGACGAGATTAAAAATGGCGATAATATAAAAATATACGCCGAAGATGATAATATTGAAATTTCTATAAAATAA
- a CDS encoding hydrogenase small subunit, which translates to MPKMHDNSIPKLLEEKGFSRRDFMKWSSAMAVTMGLPVTFAPTVAKAAELADRLPVIWLHMAECTGCSESLLRTDTPTIDSLIFDYISLEYHETIMISSGWQAEENLEHAIEKYKGQYILMVEGGIPAGSSEFYLTVGPHGITGAEHCRIASKNAAAIFAIGTCSSFGGIQAANPNPTNAQPLSKITDKPVINVPGCPPSEKNIVGNVLHYILFGTLPALDNYSRPKWSYGLRIHDLCERRGHFDAGEFVQQFGDEGAKDGYCLYKMGCKGPYTFNNCSRERFNGHTSWPIQAGHGCIGCSEPDFWDTMGPLEEPLTDRLYQSVFKGMGSDATADKIGIGVLAITGVAIAAHAAIGASRKNKGDSK; encoded by the coding sequence ATGCCAAAAATGCATGATAATTCAATACCTAAGCTATTAGAAGAAAAAGGCTTTTCAAGAAGAGATTTTATGAAATGGTCTAGTGCTATGGCTGTAACTATGGGTCTTCCAGTTACTTTTGCTCCAACTGTTGCAAAGGCAGCAGAACTAGCAGATAGGCTTCCTGTTATTTGGCTACATATGGCTGAATGCACAGGCTGTAGTGAAAGCTTACTTAGAACAGATACTCCAACTATTGATAGTTTGATATTTGATTACATATCTTTAGAATATCATGAAACAATAATGATATCATCAGGATGGCAAGCTGAAGAGAATTTAGAACATGCTATTGAGAAATATAAAGGTCAATATATACTTATGGTAGAAGGAGGAATTCCTGCTGGAAGCAGTGAGTTTTATCTAACAGTTGGACCTCATGGTATAACAGGAGCTGAGCACTGTAGAATTGCTAGTAAAAATGCTGCAGCTATATTTGCAATAGGAACTTGTAGCAGTTTTGGTGGCATTCAAGCTGCAAATCCAAATCCAACAAATGCACAACCTCTTAGTAAAATTACAGATAAACCTGTTATAAATGTTCCTGGATGTCCTCCTAGTGAAAAAAATATAGTTGGAAATGTTTTGCATTATATTTTATTTGGAACACTTCCTGCACTTGATAACTATAGTCGTCCAAAATGGTCATATGGGTTAAGAATTCACGATTTATGTGAAAGAAGAGGTCATTTTGATGCTGGTGAATTTGTTCAGCAATTTGGAGATGAGGGCGCAAAAGATGGCTACTGTTTATATAAGATGGGTTGTAAAGGTCCTTACACATTTAATAACTGTTCAAGAGAAAGATTTAATGGGCATACTTCTTGGCCAATTCAAGCAGGACATGGCTGTATAGGCTGTAGTGAACCTGATTTTTGGGATACTATGGGACCACTTGAAGAGCCCCTTACAGATAGACTTTATCAATCAGTATTTAAAGGTATGGGATCTGATGCAACTGCAGATAAAATAGGAATTGGTGTTCTTGCCATAACAGGTGTTGCTATAGCTGCACATGCTGCTATAGGTGCTTCAAGAAAAAATAAAGGAGATTCAAAATGA
- a CDS encoding nickel-dependent hydrogenase large subunit — MSQRIVVDPVTRIEGHLRVEVIVDDDNVVKEAYSGSTLWRGLETIVKGRDPRDAGFLLQRICGVCTYSHYKAGIMAVENALGITPPLNALLTRTLMSNALFYHDHIVHFYQLHALDYVDIVSALSADPKAASEEAFRWCETPYACGADQLKLVQDRVQKFVDKGNLGPFANAYYGHPTYKLTPEQNLIALSHYLECLKVQRTAAQLMAIFGAKQPHPQSLTVGGVTCVMDILSPTRLGEYLTRFQEVADFVNRAYYPDLVMAGIAYSKEASVLNDVGVANLWTHKEFQISRNEWLFDSGIILNGDLSKVHDLDEDKITEEATHSWYKRNEPLHPYDGEQEPNYTGFKDEKTLNAKGELVDTKVFDTKGKYSWIKAPRYDSKPMQVGPLANIVVNYARGNKYVVPIVDKFLRDTGLPLNAVLSTLGRTACRMLEAKVIADHGLIAFNNLVENIKSGDTETCVPYKIDTNKEYKGRYIGNVPRGTLSHWCRLEKGVIKNWQAVVPSTWNASPKDAKGQMGSYEACLIGLKIANLTQPLEIIRKIHSYDPCIACAVHVMDTKGNELSNYKVNPSL, encoded by the coding sequence ATGAGTCAAAGAATAGTAGTTGACCCAGTAACTAGAATAGAAGGTCACCTTAGAGTGGAGGTGATTGTTGATGATGATAATGTTGTAAAAGAAGCTTATAGCGGCTCAACTTTGTGGCGTGGATTAGAAACCATAGTTAAAGGAAGAGATCCAAGAGATGCTGGTTTTTTATTGCAAAGAATTTGTGGAGTTTGTACATATTCCCACTATAAGGCAGGTATTATGGCAGTTGAAAATGCACTTGGTATAACACCACCATTAAATGCATTGCTTACAAGAACTCTTATGAGTAATGCCTTGTTTTACCATGACCATATAGTTCATTTTTATCAACTACATGCACTTGATTATGTTGATATTGTAAGTGCACTTAGTGCTGATCCAAAAGCAGCCAGCGAAGAAGCATTTAGATGGTGTGAAACTCCATATGCTTGTGGTGCAGATCAGCTAAAACTAGTTCAAGACAGAGTTCAAAAATTTGTTGATAAAGGAAATTTAGGACCATTTGCAAATGCATATTATGGACATCCTACATATAAATTAACTCCAGAACAAAACCTAATAGCACTTTCTCACTATCTAGAGTGTTTAAAAGTTCAAAGAACAGCAGCACAACTTATGGCAATCTTTGGTGCAAAACAACCTCACCCTCAAAGCTTAACAGTTGGTGGGGTAACTTGTGTTATGGATATTTTAAGTCCTACAAGACTTGGCGAATATTTAACTAGATTCCAAGAAGTGGCTGATTTTGTTAACCGTGCTTACTATCCTGATTTAGTTATGGCGGGCATTGCATATTCAAAAGAAGCAAGTGTTTTAAATGATGTCGGTGTTGCAAACCTATGGACACATAAAGAGTTTCAAATTTCAAGAAATGAATGGCTTTTTGATAGTGGTATAATCCTAAATGGTGATCTAAGCAAAGTTCATGATTTAGATGAAGATAAAATCACAGAAGAAGCAACTCACTCTTGGTACAAAAGAAATGAACCACTTCATCCTTATGATGGTGAGCAAGAGCCTAACTATACAGGCTTTAAAGATGAAAAAACACTAAATGCTAAAGGTGAGCTAGTTGACACAAAAGTATTTGACACTAAAGGAAAATACAGCTGGATAAAAGCTCCTAGATATGATAGTAAACCTATGCAAGTTGGACCATTGGCAAATATAGTAGTAAACTATGCAAGAGGAAACAAATATGTTGTTCCTATTGTTGATAAGTTCTTAAGAGATACAGGGCTTCCATTAAATGCAGTATTATCTACACTTGGTAGAACAGCTTGCCGTATGCTAGAAGCAAAAGTTATAGCTGATCATGGACTAATAGCGTTTAACAACTTAGTAGAAAACATTAAAAGTGGAGATACTGAAACTTGTGTTCCTTATAAAATTGATACAAATAAAGAATACAAAGGTAGATATATAGGCAATGTTCCAAGGGGAACTTTAAGCCACTGGTGTAGACTAGAAAAAGGTGTTATTAAAAATTGGCAAGCAGTTGTACCATCAACCTGGAATGCAAGTCCAAAAGATGCAAAAGGACAAATGGGATCATACGAAGCTTGTCTAATAGGGTTAAAGATTGCTAATTTAACACAACCGCTTGAAATTATAAGAAAAATTCACTCATATGATCCGTGTATTGCATGTGCTGTACATGTTATGGATACAAAAGGTAATGAACTTAGTAATTATAAAGTTAATCCGAGCTTATAA